ATGcccatttattttttcttttaacaataAGCAACACATTTCTTCTTGCAATCCATGGTACATCCACCAGATCCACCACCAAAACCATAACCTTTTCCAGCACTTGAATATGATTTATAACACTTTGCTGGACATATCAATTTTTTCCCCAAACATGGGCCTTTGTCTTTGCACACTACACTGGACCTTATGACTCCACCTTTTCCAACTCCACCTTTTGGGCTTCCAAATCCACCACCAAATACTCCTCCACCAAGCCCAGGAATGTTAAACCCACTTCCAGGCCCAAAAATGCCTCCAAACGCCCCACCACCGGTGTCGTTTCCATTATTACTGGCTCCTCCACTAGCTACACCTTTCTTTGTTTTTCCAACTAAATGTTTTTGTGGGTGGATGTGTCTTGCAGCAAAGGTGGAAGTGAATGTGATGATGATCAAGATAGCTAAGAGAGTGAAGGTAGTTATGTAGTTTTTCTtcatttgttttgttttgtttttttggttttAGGTGAAAGAGAGAGGAGAAGAATGAGTAATATTTATGGGAAACGGAGATGTAAAAGCATTGAAGAAATTAAGggaaaagagagaagaagaagaagagagttaTAAGTGGATGGTAGTTGGGACAATTTTATGAAGACTTTATATAATAAGAATAGAGTGGGTGCAATTTATTACACTATATAGTACACAAGACTATATCACGTATGTCTACTTATTTTCCTCTTTTAAATGTGCGCTATTAATGCGTCCGATCTATACAGTAATATAGATAGAATTTTCATAAAGAATATTCAACATCTAGAAACTGTTTTATTGTGTAATTTCTCGACAAAGCAATTTAGATAAATCCTTTTTTATTCTTCCCCTAAACTAGTGTACACATCTATACAGGTGTGACTTGTGAGGGACTTATCATCAACGAATAGTTGAGATTTCTTAATCTTTAATTAacgattttaaaaataaatcacttTTAATATAAAGTATTCACTACCTCATATGAGTTTACGCATCAAGAGTTCAAATTAATCGAATCGTTTCAAATATCAGATagttaaataagaaaaaacataaaGTTCTATATGAGATTGGGGGAAATGGAGGTAGTGGGTTTAGAGACGAGAAAGTGAAGAATAGGGTAGACTATGAATTAGGCATGTAGGGATGGAGATGGCTGCTGCCTTAATGAGTCCTGGGAAAAGCAGAGAGCTAACTTTACATTAATAGATACAAATTAATATAGGCTATGATACAAGTAGGGTTGTACCAATTAAATCGAGAAATCGTACCAAACTGAAAAGTCAGATAAATTGACAAAAAAACAatcgaatatatatataaacatatgTCAAGAAATATTTGTGATTTTCTCAGTAGATGTTTGATAGAACTATATGTAGTGCATCTATTTAATATAGTTTAAATTATGcttgatgaaaaaaaaattatgcttaATTTATCATCAAGTGTTATTGAAAAGGAAAAGGGATGATTATTGttatattccaaaaaaaaagaaactatttACCATTTGATactccattactttcatacctcTTGCACATTTGATACCATGAGATGAGAggatataatatactctgatggtatcaaagaggaacaTGGGAAGGGGCACTGACAAGAAGAAAGGGACAGTGCTTCAGCGAAACTGTTTgatatcatcaaagtataatatactctgatggtatcaaagaagAGCAGTGATGTTGACATTAGCATGACGTCATGCGTGAAATTAAAAAGGAGAAAGTGGGGTAAGATGGTAAATAGTTTGGGCTATGAGTCTATTAAAGTTAAATGATTTGGATTATGTCCAATTTGAGTAAATAGTTTTACAATTGGTCATTATGTAGTTTTTCTTTGGGATTTAAAATAGTATATTATagctaaattttaaattaaacaaaGAGTATTTGGTTTTATATTGACTTTTGTgcttaattattaaaatttggtTAAATTTGATCGCATAAAGCATTAAGAAATTATGATTAGATTAACAAAATAACTATTATGTGTTTAATACTACATATGTTTGTCAATTACTACtaaacatatattaaataataataaaaaaattactcgACAAAATAAAGTTTGAAATAGTATTATGTAACCAAaaatctatataattaatttgatatgattttgattacaaaaaaaaaaaaaccaaatcaaaccatacATACCAACAATGGGTTAATTCtctatatatgatatatgttatcaGTAAGatagataaaagaaaaattggacTTACATTAGACACCAGTGGTTAGATTGGAAATTTATTCTGGCCAGAAAAACTAACTCACATGAAATTGTCTTATGAATGATACTTCAATAAGTACTCTGGGCTCtcgtttgaagttgaatttgaaaatttaaatttttaaaattatgtttggccatataatttacttgaaaaaaaaatgaatttgtgAGTGAGAGTTCCAAAAATTGCTCTAAGTggaaacttgaaaatatttaaaacataaatttttaaaatctaatcaaacagatatttgaagataatatttttaaatatgatCTAAAATCTGTAGAAAGTATCCCGTACATGTCAATACAAAGGTTGTTTATTGCCATGCATGTAGGTAAAAAATTGATGGTTGAGATTCATTTGCCATTAAAGGATTAAAGAGGTAAACAATTTTAAccataataaagaaaaggaaaagaaaaattaacgtaagcaacaataaaaaaaacttttcgcCCTTTGATTTATGGTAAAGCTGAGTTACAATATACAAATGGATTTATTGgaaacttagaaaatatttgtagattaaattttaaaaaataatcaaaaaatttCGCCCTCcgatttattttcttgaaaatattttctaggaaaataaatagatttttttacttattttcttgtgaagcaaaaatattatccgaagatttgtatataataatttagataaatactccctccattccatattaagtgaatttttgagggatttttcattgttcaaaatgattgaattgttcaaagttcaagatagatatttgaaacttttttcatatttgccctttcatttattgaagttttatattttctaggagataaatcacaccacttgcaaagttatatttatgattttacaaagggcAATAATGGAAAGTATAGTTCAAATTATGtcattgaatatttttcttaatatgtgtgcattgtctcacaaatttatttaatatggaatagagtaAGTACTgatagggctgtacagggcaaaccgataaaccgcaccaaaccgacaaatcgaaccaaaccggaaaaaaaaaccgactagtggtttggtttgatttggtttggtgttCGGAAAAACcccccgaccattatagggttggtttggttttaactaaaaaaagtcaaaccgaacccaaaccgacccgagtatagatatattatttttaaattatattatacataaaaatatttattaaaatataatttataaatattatttttaagtttctttCATAATTTCTGTCTAGATATGGACTTGAGCCCAACTAATTAATATGTAAAACAGGCTCAAAACAAAAGGAAGGTGAAGCCCAAAATCTTCTCAAAAGACCAAAAGGTCCAAAACAATCAGATAAGAGAGCATATGCTCCTTTTTCACAACCCTAGcttcctttccatttttcttCCCTCTCTCAACAATATTCGCTGACCCTCTTTTGCTTTTCTCTCAAATTAGCAACAATCagatattttttactttttggctCATGGGTGTGTAGAGATCTTGTTGTCTCTTTTATGAATGTAGGTATATATCTCCGTCATCTTTTGTCTGCTCAGTTCTTTTGATTCTTCGTTTAATCGGTCGAATTCATTTCCTTTTTTGTGCATCTTCTGTATGTTTTCATATTTGAGCGAACTGAATTTGGAGGATTTTTGGTTATTTGGAGGCGCTTA
The sequence above is a segment of the Solanum dulcamara chromosome 11, daSolDulc1.2, whole genome shotgun sequence genome. Coding sequences within it:
- the LOC129873516 gene encoding glycine-rich cell wall structural protein 1.0-like; its protein translation is MKKNYITTFTLLAILIIITFTSTFAARHIHPQKHLVGKTKKGVASGGASNNGNDTGGGAFGGIFGPGSGFNIPGLGGGVFGGGFGSPKGGVGKGGVIRSSVVCKDKGPCLGKKLICPAKCYKSYSSAGKGYGFGGGSGGCTMDCKKKCVAYC